A window of the Miscanthus floridulus cultivar M001 chromosome 14, ASM1932011v1, whole genome shotgun sequence genome harbors these coding sequences:
- the LOC136506187 gene encoding probable indole-3-pyruvate monooxygenase YUCCA11, giving the protein MEKVLVLIVGAGPSGLAAATCLSEHGIPYRIVEREDCSASLWRKRTYDRLKLHLAKEFCELPHMSHPSDTPKYITKEQFVRYVDEYVDHFNIFPKYSTSVESCEYDEVSICWDVIARDLVNGQVTEYTARFLVVATGENSEGIIPTIPGLHDFPGDVIHSSNYKSWNNYAGKGVLVVGCGNSGMEIAYDLASNGVETSLVIRSPVHVMTKDLINLGMRLLKWHLPVKFVDFIILTLANIRFGDLSKYGIVRPDMGPLLLKAKTGRSAVIDVGTTQLIKAGVIKVLGPISCIRGNTVEFEDGKKSDFDSLVFATGYKSTANTWLKNGESLLNANGMPKRELADPWKGDNGLYCVGLGMAGLAGISRDAKSVAADIKSAVDSMGPF; this is encoded by the exons ATGGAGAAGGTACTAGTTTTGATTGTTGGTGCAGGTCCATCGGGTCTTGCTGCAGCAACATGCCTCAGTGAGCACGGCATCCCGTATCgcatcgtcgaacgcgaggatTGCAGTGCTTCACTTTGGCGCAAACGCACATATGATCGTCTTAAACTGCATCTTGCCAAGGAGTTCTGTGAGCTCCCTCACATGTCACATCCAAGTGATACTCCTAAATACATCACCAAGGAACAGTTTGTGAGGTATGTTGATGAGTATGTCGACCACTTCAACATTTTCCCCAAGTATAGCACTTCTGTTGAGTCTTGCGAGTATGACGAAGTGAGCATCTGTTGGGACGTCATAGCACGTGACCTGGTAAATGGCCAAGTGACTGAGTATACAGCTAGGTTCTTAGTTGTAGCCACAGGCGAGAACAGTGAAGGAATCATTCCAACCATCCCTGGGCTACATGATTTCCCTGGTGATGTCATACACTCGTCAAACTACAAGTCATGGAACAACTACGCCGGAAAGGGAGTCCTAGTGGTTGGATGTGGAAACTCAGGCATGGAGATTGCTTATGATCTTGCCTCCAATGGAGTGGAGACCTCCTTGGTTATCCGTAGCCCG GTGCATGTTATGACCAAGGATCTGATTAACTTGGGGATGAGGCTGCTCAAATGGCACCTTCCTGTGAAATTTGTGGATTTCATTATTTTGACTCTTGCAAACATCCGATTTGGTGACCTCTCCAAATATGGCATAGTCAGGCCCGATATGGGGCCGCTTCTTCTCAAGGCAAAGACTGGCCGGTCAGCAGTCATAGATGTTGGCACAACTCAGTTAATAAAGGCTGGTGTTATCAAA GTGCTTGGGCCAATATCCTGCATCAGAGGAAACACAGTAGAATTTGAGGATGGAAAAAAGAGCGACTTTGATTCTCTTGTATTCGCTACAGGGTACAAAAGCACTGCAAACACGTGGCTTAAG AATGGTGAGAGCTTGCTAAATGCCAATGGCATGCCCAAGAGGGAGCTCGCCGATCCTTGGAAAGGTGACAACGGCCTGTACTGTGTTGGGCTGGGAATGGCAGGGTTGGCTGGTATTTCTCGTGATGCAAAGAGTGTTGCTGCAGACATCAAGTCTGCTGTAGATTCGATGGGGCCATTTTAA